AGCCACCTGCGCCGCCATCGGCAAGATGGGCATCCCCGAAATGCGCACCCGCGGCTACCCCGACGGCGTAGCGGCGGGCTGCATCGCCGCCGGCGGTACGCTGGGGATATTGATACCGCCCTCGGTGACCATGATCATCTACGGCATCTCCACCGAGACCTCGATCGGCCGGCTGTTCATCGCCGGGGTCATGCCGGGCTTCATGCTCGCCGGGCTGTTCATGGCCTGGACCATGATCGCCTGCAAGCTGGCCGGGGGCTACGCCAATCCGATGGCCCAGGCCGCCGCCCAGGTGAAGCGCAACGTGCGCGAGAACCTCGACGCCAACGCCAAGGCGATGATCCGGGTGCTGCCCTTCCTGGCGGTGGTCGGCGGCATCCTGTTCGCGCTCTACGGTGGCGTGGCCACGCCCTCCGAGGCCGCCGGCGTGGGCGCCTTCCTGTGCCTGGCGCTGGCGGTGATCATCTACCGCATGTGGCAGGTCGGGCCGATCAAGCTGATCATGCGCGACTCGCTGCGCGAAAGCGTGATGATCATGCTGGTGATCGCCTGCGCCGAGGTGTTCGCCTACGCCCTCTCCTCGCTGTTCATCACCCAGACCGTAGCCGGCGCCATCGCCGAGATGGAGGTCAACCGCTGGGTGCTGATGGGCGTGATCAACCTGTTCCTGCTGGTGGCCGGCTTCTTCCTGCCGCCGGTGGCGGTGATCGTGATGACCGCGCCGATCCTGCTGCCGATCATCCTCGCCGCCGACTTCGATCCCTACTGGTTCGCGGTGATCCTCACCATCAACCTGGAGATCGGCCTGATCACCCCACCGGTGGGGCTCAACCTGTTCATCATCAAGGGCATCGCACCGGACATCTCGCTGCGCAACATCCTGATGGGCAGCCTGCCCTACGCCCTGTGCATGGTGCTCGGGATCCTGCTGCTGTGCTTCTTCCCGGGCATCGCCCTGTGGCTGCCCGACCTGATCATGGGCTGACGGAGAGAGCCATCATGAACATGACCTTCCTGCAGGAGCTGTTCAACAGCATCACCCAGCGTGATGCGCGGCTATGGCGCCGGCAGGGCGAGTTCACCGCGCCCGACCACGCCCAGCTGCTCGACGCCTGTCGGGAGCTGCTGGAGAGCGACGGCGAAGCCTCGAGCATCAGCCTGGCCAGCCGCGCCCTCACCATGTACCACCGGCTGACGGAAGACGAGCGCACGCGTTTCTTCGAGGGGCTGGCCAGCGACTTCGCCGCCGAGCCGGCGCGCATCGACGCCGCCTACGAGGCCTATCGCGAGCAGCGCGACAACCCCAGCCTGCACGCGCTGTTCGAGGCCTGCGAGCCGCGCCGCCAGGAGCTGTTCCGACGCCTCAACCTGGCCAGCGACGGCACCCATGCGCTGGTGCGCATGCGCGAAGGGCTGCTCGAACGCATCCGCGAGCGCCCCGAACTCGACGCCATCGATGCCGACTTCGCCCATCTGTTCGGCTCCTGGTTCAATCGCGGTTTCCTGATGCTCAAGCGCATCGACTGGAACACCCCGGCCTCGATCCTGGAGAAGATCATTCGCTACGAGGCGGTGCACGAGATTCGCGACTGGGACGACCTGCGCCGGCGCCTCGACGCCCGCGACCGGCGCTGCTTCGCCTTCTTTCATCCGGCCATCGGCGACGAACCGCTGATCTTCGTCGAGGTGGCGCTGTGCAAGGGCCTGCCCGACCGCATCCAGCCCATCCTCTCGGGGGAGAGCGCCGGCGAGCGCGACATCGACGACCCCGAGGCCGCCGACAGCGCCGCCTTCTTCGGCATCAGCAACTGCCAGACCGGCCTGCGCGGCATCTCCTTCGGCAACTTCCTGATCAAGCAGGTGGTGCAGGAGCTCAAGCTGGAGCTGCCGCAGCTCAAGCACTTCGTCACGCTCTCGCCGGTGCCGGGCTTCGCCCACTGGCTCGCCGAGCGACGCGACGACGAGGGGCTGCCCGACGAGCTGCGCCAGGTGCTGCATGAGCTCGACGCCCCCGACTGGCACCTCGACCCGGCCCGCAGCGAGCGCCTCAAGGCGGTGGTCAAGCCGCTGGCCGCCCGCTACCTGGTCGAAGAGAAGAATGCCCGCGGCCTGCCGCTCAACCCGGTGGCCCGCTTTCACCTCGGCAACGGCGCCGAGCTGCACCGCGTCAACTGGCTCGGCGACACCTCGCCCAAGGGGGTGAAGCAGGCCGCCGGACTGATGGTCAACTATCTCTACGTGCTCGACGACATCGAGCGCAACCACGAGAACTACACGGCCAACGCCACCGTGGCCTGCTCCAACGAGGTCCGCGACCTCAACCGCCGCGCCCGGAAGATGGCCAAGGGAGAGCCCGCCAAATGAGTCACAACCTCTTCGAAACCTTCGCCGCCCGCATGCGCGACCGCGGCGATGCCGACTTCATCACCACTCGCGAAGGCCGCCGCTACTCCTACCAGGATGCGCTGGCGGCGAGCGCCCGCCTGGCCGGCGCCCTGGTCGCGCTGGGCGTGACCCCCGGCGACCGGGTCGCGGTACAGGTCGACAAGAGCCCCGAGGCGATCCTGCTCTACCTCGCCTGCCTGCGCATGGGCGGCGTCTACCTGCCGCTCAATACCGGCTACACCGCCGACGAGATCCGCTACTTCCTCGGTGACGCCGAGCCGGCGCTGTTCGTGTGCCGCCCCGCAGCACTGGAGGAGGCCCGCAAGGTGGCCGCCGAGACCGGCTGCCCGGCGGTGGAGGCGCTCGGCATCGATGCCGACGGCAGCCTGATGGCGCGGGCCGAGCGCGCCGAGCCGTTCACCGACATCGAGCCGCGGGACCACGACGACCTGGCCGCGATCCTTTATACCTCGGGCACCACCGGGCGCTCCAAGGGCGCCATGCTCACCCATCGCAACCTGGGCTCCAACGCCACCACGCTGAAGGAAGCCTGGCGCTTCAGCGCCGAGGATCGCCTGATCCACGCGCTGCCCATCTTCCATACCCACGGCCTGTTCGTCGGCTGCAACGTCACCCTGATGGCCGGCTCAAGCATGCTGTTCCTGCCCAAGTTCGATGCCGACGTGATCTTCGACGAGATGCCACGCGGCACGGTGCTGATGGGTGTGCCGACCTTCTACACCCGCCTGGTCGCCGATGAGCGCCTCACGCCCGAGGCCACCGCCCACATGCGCCTGTTCGTCTCCGGCTCCGCCCCGCTCACCGCCGAGACCCACCAGGCGTTCCAGGCCAAGACCGGCCACGCCATTCTTGAACGCTACGGCATGACCGAGACCAACATGAACCTCTCCAACCCCTACGACGGCGAGCGTCGCGCCGGCACCGTAGGCAAGCCGCTGCCGGGGGTGGAGTACCGCATCACCGACCGCGAGACCCACCAGCCGGTGCCTCAGGGCGAGATCGGTATGCTCGAGATCCGCGGCCCCAATGTCTTCATCGGCTACTGGCGCATGCCCGAGAAGACCCGCGAGGAACTGCTCGACGACGGCTTCTTCGTCACCGGCGACCTGGCCATGGTCGACGAGTTGGGCTACGTGCACATCGTCGGGCGCGACAAGGACCTGGTGATTTCGGGCGGCTACAACGTCTACCCCAAGGAGGTCGAGCAGGTGATCGACGAGCTGGAGGGAGTGGTGGAATCGGCGGTCATCGGCCTGCCCCACCCCGACTTTGGCGAGGGCGTAACCGCCGTGGTGGTGACGGAGCCCGGCACCGCGATGGAAGAGCAGCAGGTGCTCGACCATCTCGAGGGGCGGCTGGCAAAGTACAAGCAGCCCAAGCGGGTGTTCTTCGCCGACTCCCTGCCGCGCAATACCATGGGCAAGGTGCAGAAGAACGAGCTGCGCAAGCGCTACCAGGACACCTACCGCTGAGAACCAGCCCATGAAGATCGTGATACCCGACGACTATCAGGACTGCGTGCGCCACCTCGACGCCTTCGCCAGGTTGGAGGGCCACGACGTCACCGTCTATCACGACACCGTAGCCGACGAGGACGCCCTGGTGGAGCGCTTCCGCGACGCCGAGGCCCTGGTGCTGATCCGCGAGCGCACGCCGATCACTGCGTCATTGCTTGCCCGGCTGCCCAAGCTGAAGGCGATCAGCCAGACCGGCGGCGGCGCGGCCCACGTCGACCTGGCCGCCTGCAAGCGCCACGGGGTCACGGTCATGGCCGGCACCGGTTCGCCCCATGCCACGGCGGAGCTCACCTGGGGCCTGGTGCTGGCGGCCATGCGCCACATCCCCGAGGAGTTTGCGAACCTCAAGGCCGGCCGCTGGCAGCGCACCCTGGGCACCGGCCTCAAGGGCCGCACCCTGGGGATCTTCGGCTACGGCAAGATCGGCCGGCTGATCGCCCGCTACGGCCAGGCCTTCGAGATGAACGTGCTGGTGTGGGGCCGCGAGGGTACCCGCGCCCGCGCCACCGAGGCCGGCCTCGACGTGGCGGCAAGCCAGGCCGAACTGTTCGAACGCAGCGATGTGCTCAGCCTGCACCTGCGCCTGAACGCCGACACCCGCGGCATCGTCACCGCCGCCGACCTCGCGCGCATGAAGCCCGACGCCCTCTTGGTCAACACCAGCCGGGCGCCACTGATCGAGCCAGGCGCGCTGGAGGCGGCGCTGCGCAAAGGCCGCCCGGGCCGGGCCGCGGTGGACGTCTTCGAACAGGAGCCGGTGACCAATCACCCGCTGCTCGCGCTGCCCAACGTGCTCGCCACGCCCCACCTGGGCTACGTGGAGCAGGACAGCTACGAGCGCTACTTCGGCGATGCCTTCGACAACCTGCTGGCCTTCGAGGCCGGCCGGCCGGTGAACAACCTGGCCGAGTGAGAGGAGAGTGCCATGACGTCGTCCCACGACCGTCTCGACCCCGATGGGCTCGCCACGCGCCGCGAGGTGCTCGGCGACGCCTACGTCGATAACGCCCTGGCCCAGGCCGACGAATTCGGCTGGCCGCTGCAGGAGTTGGTGACGCGCAACTGCTGGAACGACATCTGGAACCGGCCGGGGCTGGCACGCCCTACCCGCAGCCTGGTCAACATCGGCATGCTGGTGGCGCTCAACCGCCCCCACGAGCTCAAGGTGCACCTGCGCGGCGCGCTCAACAACGGCTGCAGCGAGGCGGAGATTCGCGAGGTGTTGCTGCAGTGCGTGCCCTACTGCGGCTTCCCGGCGGCCATGGACGGCATGCGGGTCGCCCGCGAGGTGATCACCGCCTACCACGAGGAGCAGGCCGGGGGTTGAGCCGCACCCGACAGTATTGAGAATGATTATCGAGAATGTTAGCCTGCGGCCATCTCACGCGGAGTCACGGCACCATGGCCAAGCAGAGCTACCAGGTCTTCGACATCACCCTTTCCCGCCGCACCCAGCTCACGCCCTCGCTGGCCCGGTTCACCTTCACCGGCGCCGACGTGGCGCGCATGGCCACCCACGCCCCGGACCAGCGCATCAAGCTGTTCTTCCCTACCGCACGCGGCAGCCTCGAGGCCCTGTTCGACTGCGTCGCGGCCGTGCCCGACGACTGGTATGCCGCCTATCGCGGCCTACCGGAGGCCCTGCGCCCGCCGATGCGCACCTACACCATTCGTGCGCTGCGTGCCGGGCATGGCGAAGTCGACATCGAGTTCGTGCTGCACGGCGACGAAGGACCGGCCTCGCGCTGGGCGATGCGCGCCCAGCCGGGCGACCGCCTGGCCATGACCGCCCCGACCGCCGACGTGGAAAATCTCGGCGTGGGCTATGAGTGGAAGCCGCCGCGCGGCGTGCAGCGCATTCTCGTCGTGGCCGACGAAACCGCCCTGCCGGCGGCGGCCGGCATCCTCGAGACGTTGGCCGCGCGTGCCGACCGCCCGCAGGTGGATGCGCTGATCGAGGTTCCGCTGGGCGACGACACCCGGCCGCTGGCCATGACAGCCGGGGTGCGATGGCTGCCGCGCGATGTCACGCCCGGCTGCGCCCATGGCGAGCGCCTGTTGCGCGCGGTGCGCGACGTCGACCTGTGCGCCGAGATCGCCCGCCTGGCCGACACCACCGACAATGCCGAGGGCCAGGACGAGCCGGCCGACGACGAGTTGCTGTGGGAAGCGGCAGCGACAGACGACGGCGCCCCCTTCTACGCCTGGATCGCCGCGGAGAGCAAGGTGGCACTGGGCATCCGCCGCTACCTGGTCAACGAGTGCGGGCTGCCCAGGCGCTACGTCAGCAGCATGGGCTACTGGCGCGAGGGCAAGGTGCTGGGCTGAGCGCCCCGCCCCATGGCTTCGGAAAAAAACGGGGACACCCGCACCCAGGCGCGCTAGCCTCAGGAGACCGTACGAAACGGAAGCGAGGGAGCCCCCATGCCCAAGCGCATCAGCTACTACTTCAGCCTGGTCTCGCCCTGGACCTACCTGGGCCACGCCCGCCTCGGCGAAATCGCCGCCCGCCACGGCGCCACCGTCGATTACGTGCCGGTCACGGTCAGTGCGGTCTTCCCCAGAACGGGCGGCCTGCCGCTACCCAAGCGAGCCCCGGAGCGCCAGGCCTACCGCCTGGTGGAGCTGCGGCGCTGGCCGCGCCTGCTGGGCATTCCGCTCAACGTGGAGCCGAAGTACTTTCCCGCCGACGATCGCCCCGCGGCGCGCCTGGCGCTGACCGCCAAGGCTCGGGGCCACGACATCGCCGCGCTGTCGCTGGCCGTCCTGCGGGCCTGCTGGGCCGAGGAGCGAGACATTGCCGATCTCGACACACTGGAGGCGATTGCCGACGCCTGCGGCCTGGATGGCCGGGCGCTGCTCGAGGAGTCGGAAACGGAGCCTGGCCAGCAGCGCCTCGACGAGGCCTGCGAGCAGGCCATCGCCGCCGGCTGCTTCGGTGTCCCGTGGTACGACGTCGAGGGAGAGCCGTTCTGGGGCCAGGACAGGCTCGAACTGGTGGAGAAAAAGCTCACCGGCGAACTGTGATCCCGTCCACCGAGGGGGAGGCTCAGGCGCTCAGGGCCGCGCCGCCCTCATCGCACAGCAGAAACGTGCAAAGCACCGCACGCCCGGGCAAGCCTGGCCGTGGGCGACATCCCATCATGGATACGACGAGTTGGCCCTGGCTCGTTCCCCATCAACCATGACAGGAGGTCGCCCCCATGAGGCTTCGCACTCTAGCGCTACTGTTCACCCTGTCCCTCGTCCCCGGTACGGCGCTCGCCGATCGCCCGTCCCCCGAGGATGAGCCCATGATGACGCGTAGCGGCAGCATGCAGGCTCCCTTGATCAAGCGTCACTTCGACCAGCTCGACACCGACCGCGACGGGCGGCTGAATCAAGCCGAAACCGTTGGAGTCTCGTTGTCAGACGCGTTCTGGGAGCTCGACCGCAACCGCGACGGCTTTCTCAGCCGCCAGGAGTATGACTACCATCCCAACTGATCGCGCTATCTCTGCCCTGCCGACGCGAGTGCCTGGGCACTCGCGTCTGTGCTTGGGGAGGTAATTCAGCTGAACCGTAGGCTCGAATGGGAATGGTCGACGGTAGGGCTGGCCTATACTTCTTATCGGCCCGTTCAACGGAACCAGACCCTCTGAGCGATCAAGCCCCAGCTTCGCCCAGGAAGTCCGAATTTTCGGGGGCGATGCCATGGCGCCGTTACCGGTCAGTTCGCCGCGAGTACCCAGCACCATCTATGAAATGCGGGAGAGAGTGATTCAGCTGCTCGATGAGGCCGCGGCGACCCTGGCCCGGGATCAGGAAGCGGCACGCAACAGCCTGGCCGAGGCCCGACTGTTGCTGGCACAGGCTCCCTTGGCAACCGCACCGGAGCCGGCGCTTCATGGCGGGCTCGTCGGCTGGCAGATTCGCCGCGTGATCGCCTTCGTCGACACGCACCTGGATGCGACGATCCACGTCAAGGAGATGGCCGCCGAAGCACGCCTCAGCCTCAGCCACTTCTCGCATGCCTTCAAGCTGACCTTCGGCGAACCGCCCCTGGCCTACGTGACCCGCCGACGACTGGCCCGTGCCTGCGAGATGATGCTCGCCGGCAACGCGCCGCTCTCACGGATCGCCCACGATTGCGGCTTCTACGACCAGTCACACTTCACCCGACACTTCCACCGCCGGCTAGGCATGACGCCACAGCGCTGGCGCCGCCTGCATGCAGAAGGACCAGGTGACTGACGCATCGCGCGAGTTTAGCCCGGCGTCGCGCCTGCCGCTGATCGACAACGCTCCCCGTCCCACAGCTAGGAAGCGACAAACGGGTCGACTGGCGTGCTGGCACCGAATGCCGCCTCGATGACCTCGCCAGCCTCGAGCACCAGGTCGTCGCGAAAGCGGTCGGCATACAGCTGGACGGTCATCGGTGCGTTGTCGATCGGCCGGGTCGGCAATACTACAGCGGGGAAGCCGAGCAGATTACCGGGGGTCACGAACCACTGCATGCCCAGCATCAGCTCACTGCCGGCGGGCGACGCCACATCGGCGTCGTGCACGAACGGCGCCGAAGGCCAGACAGGCCCCAGCACGATCGGATACTCCGCAAAGAACGCCGCCCAGGCCCTGCCGAGGCGCGAACGCTCCTGATGCAGCGCGGCATGAGTCACCGTCGGGTCGACCTTGGCGATCAGGGCATCCATGAGTATGGCTGCCTCCGCGCTGAGCACCGGGCGCATCGCTTCGGCCGTAAGGCTCAGGTCGGACATCTGGAATTGTGTCCACAGGTGATTGATCAGCTCGATCTCCGGCGGTACCGCCTCCTCCACCTGATAACCCGCGGCGGCAAGCGCCTCGCCGGCCGACCGCACACCGGCGACAATGGCCGGATCGACAACAGTGCCGGGCAGTGTTGTCACCATGGCAACACGTCGCGGAACTGGTGCGCCTTCCAATGCCACCGTGACCGAACGAGGGTCACGCAGATGCTGCCCGTGGACCTGCTCCAGCATCAGCCTGAGATCCTCAACGCGGCGGGCGATGGGTCCATCGGTCAGCATCACCTGGGCACTCAGGAAACCGTCACCGGCACCACCGAAGGGAACGCGCCCCTGGGTCGGCTTCAAGGCGGCAACACCGCAGCAAAACGCCGGGTTTCTCAAGGATCCGCCGATGTCGTTGCCGATACCAAGCGGCGACATGCCGGATGCCACCGCCGAGCCTTCTCCTCCGCTGCTGCCTCCCGCGGTCAACAGGGCATTCCACGGGTTGCGCGTCAGCCCCCTGAAGGGGTTGCTGGTGGAGACCCGCAGGCCCATTTCCGGCATATTGGTGCGCCCGATGGGAATGGCGCCGGCGGCGCGCAAGCGCTCGACCACCGGCGCATCCTGCTGGGGCAATGCATTGGCGTTCGCTGCCAGGCCGAAGGTCGTCGGGCTGCCGAGGCAATCGATATTCTCCTTCACCGTGATCGGCACCCCGTACAGAGGCGGCAGATCGCGTTCCCCCGTCTTCTTACGATGGGCATCCGCCGCGTCAGCCGCCTTGCGGGCCGACTGGTGCAGCGTGACGGTGACGGCATTCAGCGTGGGATTCACGGCCTCGATCCGTGCCAGATGCGCATCGACGACTTCGCGGCTCGAGACCTCGCCGGTCTTGATCAGGGTCGCCAACGCCGAGGCGGAGTGCCGCCAGAGATCCTGCCAATGGCGAGGAGGCTGGGGCGAAGAACGCTTCTTCATATTCACTTCCTCTGTGGCGTGACACCCGGAGCTGTGGCGGCACGAGATGCGATCCTGCATCGTCATGAAGGGTTGGCACCGGTGCGGGCAATCGTCCCGCAGGACAGCCGATAGATGTCCCGCTGCTCAGCAGTACCTCTTCCAGCAGGATAGCCGCTCATGGGGAATTTCCTGCCGGTGGTGAATGAACATGCCGGACCGGCTCCCCGCCGACAACGATGCCCGGATCGAGCTTCCAAACGGCGCCCTAGCGCGTCACCATCAGCAGGCCGGCCAGCAGCGCAATGCCGCCGGCGATGAAGCTCAGTGTCAGCGGTTCGCCGAGCAAAGCGGCGCCGAACAGTACGCCGAATACCGGCGACAGGAACGAGAAGATGCCCAGCTGCGAGGCGAAATAGCGCCTCAGCAGCGAGAACCACAACAGCAACGCGGCAAAGGAGATCACCAGCGTCTGGAAGGCGAGGCTGGCGATGACCGCACCGGTCGCATGGATGCGGCCGAGATCTCCCAGTAGCGTGGCAACGGGTATCAGCAGTAGACCGGCGATGACGAGCTGACAGCACAAGGTCTGGACCGGCGGCGCTTCGGACAGCGACGAGCGCCGAATCACCAGCGTGGTCGCGGCCCAGGAGAAGCCCGCCAACAGCCCCAGGGCATCGCCCAGCAGGATGGCTCCGGCGTTCTCGACAGCGGTCGTCGGCGCCAGCGCCACGGCCATACCGGCGAAGGCCAGCCCGACGCCCGCCCACTGCCGCCGCGTCAGTTGCTCGCCTGGCACCCACAGGTGCAATCCCAGCGCGGCGAACACCGGCGCGGTGTACAGAAAGACCGACATATGCGATGCCAGCGTGTGGTTCAGCCCCCACGCCACGAACACGAATTCCGAGGTAAATCCCAACCCCACCAATAGCCCCGGCCCGAGGTGAGCGCGGAAGTCGGGCAGCCGCAAGCCATGCCGGTAGGCCAAGGCCGCCACCAGCAGGCCCGCGATGGCGGAACGCAGGGCGACCTGCGCCAACGGCGAGATATCGGCGGCGACCGCCTTGATCGCGACCTGCTGAAGCCCGAGCGCCAGGCAGAATAGCACCATCAGGCCACTCGCCTGCAAATCGAGATGACGGCGTGCGGTGGTGCTCGCCACAGCCTCAGTTCGAGTCAATCGCCTGGTGTGCTCCATACCGCCTCCTTGGCCGTTAATGCCGCCAGTCAAGCAGTTGTCAGCACTTGCTCCAAACGATTACTCTGCTGCCCTAGACTCAGGAAAAATCACCCTATGAAGATTGAGCGCCTGCCCCTGAACGCGCTTCGGGCGTTTGCTGAAGCGGCACGCGAGGGAAGCTTCAAGACCGCCGCCGGCCGCCTGGGCGTCACCCCCGGTGCGGTCAGCCGACAGGTCAAACAGCTCGAGGAGCGACTGGGGATGCCCCTCTTCGAGCGGCACGCCAACGGTGTACGCCTGAACGAGGCTGGGCGCCACCTGGCCGCCGACATCGACAGCGGCCTGGAACGCATCGCAGCGGGAGTCACGGCCGCAAGGGCACGGGCACGCAGCGCCGCGACCCTGTCGCTGAGCGCCCCACCTTCCTTCCTGCAATTGTGGTTACTACCGCGTCTAGCGGATTTCGAAGCCTCGGCACAGGGGTTCAGCATCTCCCTCGACGCCAACCAATCGCTTACCATACCCGCCTGGCAAGGCGACGGCGCACGCCTGGCGATTCGCTATGGCCGTGGCCCCTGGCCGGGCGTGACGAACCATCGCCTGTTCGCCGATGAACTGTTTCCCGTCTGCGCCCCGTCGTTGCTGCAACAGGGCCGGCCTCTGCGAGAACCCGCCGACCTGGCCGACCACACCCTGCTCGACGTCGGTTGGGAATCGCGACAGGGGATCGCCTTTCCTGGCTGGAGAGAATGGCTCGAGGCCGCCGGTGTTGGGGACCGCGTCGCCCCGCCGCAACGCCGCTACTCGCTGTTCGGCCTGGCGCTGGACCAGGTCATCGCCGGGCACGGCGTCATGCTCGCCAACCACCCCATCGCGATGGATCGCTTGAAGAGCGGCATCCTCGTGCGCCCTTTCGGCGAACGCCATGCGCTCGCCTCCCCCATGACCTACGATCTGCTGGTGCCCGCCACCGGCGAGGCACCGCCCGCGGTCGGCCGCTTCATCGATTGGCTGCTGGCCGAAGCCGCCGCCTTCGACCGGGAGACGCTGAGCGGCAAAGTAGGCTAGACAAGGTGCCGTCAGGCGGGCCGCTCCAGACCGAACAGGTCGCTGGTGCGGGCGTAGTCGCTGCCCGCCATGCGGCCGATGGGCTTGAGCGCCTCGACGCTCACGTGACGGCCGTTCCAAATCGCGTCGTCGATGTGGATCGACACCACCTCCGCCAGCACCAGGCAGCCCGCCATGGGCTGATCGCCGAAGCGCACGATCTCGCGCAGCCGGCAACCGAAGGCCACCGGAGCCGCCGCCACCCGTGGCACCGTCAGCCCCGGCATGGAGACCTTCTCCAGCCCCGCCAGGGCGAACTCGTCCTCGCCCGCCGGCAGGCTGGCGCTGGTGGCGTTCATCGCCTCCACCAACGCTTCGCCGCTGATGTGCACCACGCACTCCGGCACCTGCTCCAGGTTGCGGATGGTGTCCTTGGGCTGGCTTTCGCCGTTGAGCAGCGGCGAGAAGCCCAGCACCGGCGGCG
This portion of the Billgrantia sulfidoxydans genome encodes:
- a CDS encoding carboxymuconolactone decarboxylase family protein, which gives rise to MTSSHDRLDPDGLATRREVLGDAYVDNALAQADEFGWPLQELVTRNCWNDIWNRPGLARPTRSLVNIGMLVALNRPHELKVHLRGALNNGCSEAEIREVLLQCVPYCGFPAAMDGMRVAREVITAYHEEQAGG
- a CDS encoding 2-hydroxychromene-2-carboxylate isomerase codes for the protein MPKRISYYFSLVSPWTYLGHARLGEIAARHGATVDYVPVTVSAVFPRTGGLPLPKRAPERQAYRLVELRRWPRLLGIPLNVEPKYFPADDRPAARLALTAKARGHDIAALSLAVLRACWAEERDIADLDTLEAIADACGLDGRALLEESETEPGQQRLDEACEQAIAAGCFGVPWYDVEGEPFWGQDRLELVEKKLTGEL
- a CDS encoding D-2-hydroxyacid dehydrogenase family protein; its protein translation is MKIVIPDDYQDCVRHLDAFARLEGHDVTVYHDTVADEDALVERFRDAEALVLIRERTPITASLLARLPKLKAISQTGGGAAHVDLAACKRHGVTVMAGTGSPHATAELTWGLVLAAMRHIPEEFANLKAGRWQRTLGTGLKGRTLGIFGYGKIGRLIARYGQAFEMNVLVWGREGTRARATEAGLDVAASQAELFERSDVLSLHLRLNADTRGIVTAADLARMKPDALLVNTSRAPLIEPGALEAALRKGRPGRAAVDVFEQEPVTNHPLLALPNVLATPHLGYVEQDSYERYFGDAFDNLLAFEAGRPVNNLAE
- a CDS encoding helix-turn-helix transcriptional regulator, whose amino-acid sequence is MIQLLDEAAATLARDQEAARNSLAEARLLLAQAPLATAPEPALHGGLVGWQIRRVIAFVDTHLDATIHVKEMAAEARLSLSHFSHAFKLTFGEPPLAYVTRRRLARACEMMLAGNAPLSRIAHDCGFYDQSHFTRHFHRRLGMTPQRWRRLHAEGPGD
- a CDS encoding siderophore-interacting protein, which codes for MAKQSYQVFDITLSRRTQLTPSLARFTFTGADVARMATHAPDQRIKLFFPTARGSLEALFDCVAAVPDDWYAAYRGLPEALRPPMRTYTIRALRAGHGEVDIEFVLHGDEGPASRWAMRAQPGDRLAMTAPTADVENLGVGYEWKPPRGVQRILVVADETALPAAAGILETLAARADRPQVDALIEVPLGDDTRPLAMTAGVRWLPRDVTPGCAHGERLLRAVRDVDLCAEIARLADTTDNAEGQDEPADDELLWEAAATDDGAPFYAWIAAESKVALGIRRYLVNECGLPRRYVSSMGYWREGKVLG
- a CDS encoding malonyl-CoA decarboxylase produces the protein MNMTFLQELFNSITQRDARLWRRQGEFTAPDHAQLLDACRELLESDGEASSISLASRALTMYHRLTEDERTRFFEGLASDFAAEPARIDAAYEAYREQRDNPSLHALFEACEPRRQELFRRLNLASDGTHALVRMREGLLERIRERPELDAIDADFAHLFGSWFNRGFLMLKRIDWNTPASILEKIIRYEAVHEIRDWDDLRRRLDARDRRCFAFFHPAIGDEPLIFVEVALCKGLPDRIQPILSGESAGERDIDDPEAADSAAFFGISNCQTGLRGISFGNFLIKQVVQELKLELPQLKHFVTLSPVPGFAHWLAERRDDEGLPDELRQVLHELDAPDWHLDPARSERLKAVVKPLAARYLVEEKNARGLPLNPVARFHLGNGAELHRVNWLGDTSPKGVKQAAGLMVNYLYVLDDIERNHENYTANATVACSNEVRDLNRRARKMAKGEPAK
- a CDS encoding malonate--CoA ligase, with amino-acid sequence MSHNLFETFAARMRDRGDADFITTREGRRYSYQDALAASARLAGALVALGVTPGDRVAVQVDKSPEAILLYLACLRMGGVYLPLNTGYTADEIRYFLGDAEPALFVCRPAALEEARKVAAETGCPAVEALGIDADGSLMARAERAEPFTDIEPRDHDDLAAILYTSGTTGRSKGAMLTHRNLGSNATTLKEAWRFSAEDRLIHALPIFHTHGLFVGCNVTLMAGSSMLFLPKFDADVIFDEMPRGTVLMGVPTFYTRLVADERLTPEATAHMRLFVSGSAPLTAETHQAFQAKTGHAILERYGMTETNMNLSNPYDGERRAGTVGKPLPGVEYRITDRETHQPVPQGEIGMLEIRGPNVFIGYWRMPEKTREELLDDGFFVTGDLAMVDELGYVHIVGRDKDLVISGGYNVYPKEVEQVIDELEGVVESAVIGLPHPDFGEGVTAVVVTEPGTAMEEQQVLDHLEGRLAKYKQPKRVFFADSLPRNTMGKVQKNELRKRYQDTYR
- a CDS encoding amidase — protein: MKKRSSPQPPRHWQDLWRHSASALATLIKTGEVSSREVVDAHLARIEAVNPTLNAVTVTLHQSARKAADAADAHRKKTGERDLPPLYGVPITVKENIDCLGSPTTFGLAANANALPQQDAPVVERLRAAGAIPIGRTNMPEMGLRVSTSNPFRGLTRNPWNALLTAGGSSGGEGSAVASGMSPLGIGNDIGGSLRNPAFCCGVAALKPTQGRVPFGGAGDGFLSAQVMLTDGPIARRVEDLRLMLEQVHGQHLRDPRSVTVALEGAPVPRRVAMVTTLPGTVVDPAIVAGVRSAGEALAAAGYQVEEAVPPEIELINHLWTQFQMSDLSLTAEAMRPVLSAEAAILMDALIAKVDPTVTHAALHQERSRLGRAWAAFFAEYPIVLGPVWPSAPFVHDADVASPAGSELMLGMQWFVTPGNLLGFPAVVLPTRPIDNAPMTVQLYADRFRDDLVLEAGEVIEAAFGASTPVDPFVAS
- a CDS encoding EF-hand domain-containing protein; the protein is MRLRTLALLFTLSLVPGTALADRPSPEDEPMMTRSGSMQAPLIKRHFDQLDTDRDGRLNQAETVGVSLSDAFWELDRNRDGFLSRQEYDYHPN
- a CDS encoding TRAP transporter large permease, which encodes MDPTTLGIIVAVALIVLMAIGTPIAFALGGVSLLALIYDRGLPELIYFGETFFDRIAEFGFVAIPMFILMGAAVASSPTGRDLYRSLDLWMGRLPGGLAVSNIGACTIFSALSGSSPATCAAIGKMGIPEMRTRGYPDGVAAGCIAAGGTLGILIPPSVTMIIYGISTETSIGRLFIAGVMPGFMLAGLFMAWTMIACKLAGGYANPMAQAAAQVKRNVRENLDANAKAMIRVLPFLAVVGGILFALYGGVATPSEAAGVGAFLCLALAVIIYRMWQVGPIKLIMRDSLRESVMIMLVIACAEVFAYALSSLFITQTVAGAIAEMEVNRWVLMGVINLFLLVAGFFLPPVAVIVMTAPILLPIILAADFDPYWFAVILTINLEIGLITPPVGLNLFIIKGIAPDISLRNILMGSLPYALCMVLGILLLCFFPGIALWLPDLIMG